The sequence GTGCAAGCACGATCATGTTTCTCACACCCTTGTAATTAAACATGGACTGGggggaggggggggggggggggggggggggggggNaaatattttaaaagacaaCAATTTTAAGTTCTGATCCCTATAAgatatatgatttgaaaatttgtCCCCTAACTCTGGGCACCGGCTACGGTCGTGCTTATAAGCCCATATTGATTTTGCTGTCCATTTTCCTCGAGAAACGCTAAAAATGCAGCATTGTGATTGCAAACCAGTTCAGCATTTGAAATGTGTTCTTACAAGATGCTTGAACCATTGCCGTCCAGTGATTGCAAACCAGTTCAGCACCGTAAAGCCTCTTTCAGCAAGCATTAGCCGATCATTCAATATATATGCGTCTCCACCGAGTAGAAAATTCACCCAGGCTCTGATCCCCTCTAAGTTTCTGCAGTGAAAAATCCTATCACAATGCGTTTAACGTACTGAACTCATGCCCACAGTACATTTTCCTTTCCGACTTCAAAAGAATGTGAAGTTCAAATAAGTGAAGAAAGTTGATATTCAAGGTTTCAGAAATATGAGAattgaaagtagttttttcatCTAACCTCGGCTTCCTCCTCAGTGTCAGCAGAAGCATGAGCAAATTCTTCAATGGCAGCAGCTATGGATCGTGAATTCGTGATGATACGAGTATAGTCCCGGTCGCAGCTTCCGACACCGGCAGTGAAGGGATGCCCGGAAATTTATCCGTCACCCTCGGATCATTTAAGTCTAGTTTCTCATCGCCTTCAGCTCTGGCCCACTCGGGGCTAAGTGAGTCCAACACATTCATAACAGCCCCTCTCTATATCTATCTATCACCACCCTCTGTGTACAGGGCAGTGGCAGAGCTACACGCATGTATATTTGGGTgtggtctaattttttttttaaatttatgtataaattttagaataatataatattaactggagttcaatttaaaatatcaaaaaattcaaaattttaaaattttagtgcGATCGTAGCCATGTTTTTGTCGAAGACAGCTCTAAATCAGCCAACCtgacaattttttattatattattttaacagtttaaattatttataatattatttcaatGGTTTACGTATCATTTATAATTTCAATTGGATTGGGTTTGGATTTTTGCAAAGGTTAGTGGGCCACCCGTCCCCACCTCTGACGGGCCGAGATAGAGCGAGGTTACGAAGATGGCCTAATCGAAACACGTGATGGCCTAATCGAAACACGTGTACGAGGAAAACAGATTACATGCAGAGCAGAGCTCCCCATTCATTCAATAGGTCTCATTCCTCGTCGCCGCCGAGAAATCCGGACAATAGTTTATTTTACTCCTCTTATCCGTTTCATTCTCCGCCACTTCCACCTTTTCCCGTCTCACACTCAGGAGGAGAAGggaaaagagagagagagaagaatCAAATCGAAGCCCCTTTTTTCTTCCTTCCAAATTCTGGGTTCTGAGAATCTGGCGATTTAATAAGCAAAAGAATCAATCGGGATGAAATTTGGGGAGGCGTTTACGGAGTATCTGCAGGCTCATCAGGAGAGGTTTCTAGAAGACTGCAGTCACGTCGAGTATAAAAGGCTCAAGAAAGTGCTCAAAAGTTGCAGGACATGCAGGGATCTTAAGGATTCCTATGAGGTCAACAATGGAAAAGGCGATGCGCTGTCTCGGCTTTGCCAATGCGAATCTTGCCCAGGTGAATAAtctgtttcttttttttatctGTTTGTTGGTAGTTATTTTCTGttgatgatgattatgtttatggtgAGGACGAAGTTCTTGGTAGCTAAATTCTCAGGAAAAATTTGTTTTAGAAGCTGAATTGCTGGTTACATTTCAGAATGCAGAAAGGATGATTAGTTTTGATTCAGCAATTTTGATCCTTGCATAAAAACATTTGGAAAAATTACTCGGTTGGTTATTGGGGATAACCTTGAGGAATCCTTGTAATTCTGACTTGATGCTTTACGAATTTGATATTTGAGTCTTCCCCGAGTTAGAGATATGGAAACTAAAGTGATCCTTGAGACATAACAAGAGTAAGATGTAGCATTCTTTAGTCAATAGATAAGTTTTCATTCTTGGATCGAGCTCGAGATTGAATAAATGCAAATGGATGATCTTGATTTTATTTGTATCTGTCTCAAGTATATAGGCCTTGTTTGAGATCCAACTACAGTCTACACACCATGTTCTAGGATAGTAGAGCTAATTGTTGTTTCCCAACTTTAGGATTTGGCATCAAATAATGTCCAAAATGTGCAAAAATATTACATAGTTAGGGGAAgtcttaattttaaaaaaacacatacACTACAccttaaaacaaaaaatttcatcGTAACAAAAGTTTTTTTTGGGCATCTTGTAGTGTGTGACCAGAAGTTCTTCTCTGAATTGGCAAAGGAGGCTTCGGACATAGCTGGATGTTTTAGTTCAAGAGTGAGGCACCTTCTCAATCTTCACGAGCATAAAATTCAAAGGTTCATTACTTTTGTGCGCCAATGTTTTCAAAGTCCCCAGCAAGCCACGGAACAAGAATGCCGAATGTTAATCGAGTATGTTATCATGAATGCTCTTGCTATAAGGAAAATCCTCAAGAAATATGATAAAGTAAGCTATAACAAATTCTGTCAATACTTTTTGATGCACTGGATCTCCCGGCTACCACTTATTTTTATGTCCTAATGATTTTTCTTAGGTACACAGTTCGGACAACGGAAGGAAATTTAAATCTAAAATGCTTTCCGAACACATAGAGGTTTTGCAATCACCTTGGTTGATAGAACTCGGGGCTTTCTACATCAATTTTAGTAAATCTAACGGCGGAAGGTCTGATGAACCCCTAAATCCATTCTCTTGTGATCTGATTACCACAGAGCCCAAAATGACATTGATGCTTCCAGATATGGTCAAATTAGAGTACAATCTAACATGCCCcatttgtttggtaagatttttttcttccccTTTTACATTGTATACCTTCGTTGTGATTCAGTAACCGGTTTTCGAATGTCATCCTTTCCAGGAACTGGTTTTCAAACCATATGCCTTGGGTTGCGGACATctcttttgcaaatcttgtgctTGCTCTGCGGCTTCTGTAATGATCTTCGAAGGCCCGAAAGCAGCATGTTCGGGATCAAAGTGTCCTGTTTGCAGGGAGGTTAGATATCATAATGCCATACCATCATAAAGGAGTTTGGATATATTTATGTTCTTACATCCGAAACGCAATCCCTTGGAACTATGGACATGTTTGTGTTCTTGTCGCTACCAAGAactttttgacaattttatttGAAACTTGTGAACTTTTACGGAAGATCTGTTAATGCAATTAGTAATTCAACTAGTGAAAGAAAAGGACTGCATCAGCACATTCAAGAATAGCATTTTATGTTGCAAATCATAGCTGCACATTCAAGAATAGCATTTTATGTTGCAAATCATAGCTCAGCAGTAAGTCGtatcaaaagttatatttgCTAATACCCGTACAACTATCCAAAACTCCAAATGCTTTGGTTAAATAGCAGGGACAGTTGTTTTCTCCAACACATGGGCAATTTCAAAGGTTTTGCTTAACTTCAGATGCACTGGACCATGATTGATGATAATTCGAGAAATCTTTTCCTGTCTTAATGATCTTTATAGAATACATTGTTGTTCAATTATTTTCCTTTCCcactttttccctttttttttggtGTGAGTTAATTTCAGCGAAGCCTGTGATCGGTCTGATTTTAGAAATCTTGGTCCTTGATACAGGTGGGCGTGTATTGTAACGCGGTACACATGATAGAATTATCTCTACTCTTGAAGAAGCAGTAAGTAGCGTAACTTCACTTTGCATCGCCCTCGTTAACGTTTTCTTATTGTAAGCTCACATGTAATTAACGCGGCCCGTTTGTAGATGCAAAGAGTCCTGGAAGGAAAGGGCTGCTGAGGAACGAGCTGAAATTTCGAGGCAAACAAAGATGTACTGGGATGTGCAGTCCAAGTACATGATTGGATATTGACGTTTCCTATGTGCATCGGTAGATACTATGCTAAATGGTGATTTTTGCTCTGTATTATGCGGCCCCTCGTATATTTTCCGATATTGCTCCAATATGTCGAGGATTATAGGTCAAGTTTTGTCCATGTCATTGTGAGAAAGAAACGCTCTAGTGTTAAACTAAGCAAAGGAGCGTGCATGGATCAAATGGTTTTGTGGCAATGGATCCTTGATGCATTTAGTGTGTCAAAAGATGGTTTGATGTAGGTTTATGTAGATGCGATGCACCTGGAGTGAATACGAAGGAATAATTTGCCgtaccaaattatttttaattttttttgtagaatCTACTTGGAAATTAGATTCCTTTGCTGAATACCTGTGGATGagttaaattatttcatgttcaaaattatttaaattattatgttggccaaaaaattaaatttttgtaggtccaagaaaataaaagtaGAAGCCCACCAGGTGAAGAATTGAGCGGTTGGAGAAGAAACAGGGCAAACTTACGTCCATGTTGGGGAAGTCCACGTCGGGGGAAGTTAAGACACTATGGATGATCATGGAAGATAGGCCAAGAAGTTGGAGGAATGCGAACAGAAAAAGACAATCATCAGAAGGAAAGCCAACACGAACTCATCAATCAACTCAAAACTCTACAGCAAAAATGTTATgtgaattttattaattttagttCACTTATTTCCAGATTTATCATATTAATTTTCTTAGTTTCTAGC comes from Primulina huaijiensis isolate GDHJ02 chromosome 2, ASM1229523v2, whole genome shotgun sequence and encodes:
- the LOC140961498 gene encoding probable E3 ubiquitin-protein ligase BAH1-like, with the translated sequence MKFGEAFTEYLQAHQERFLEDCSHVEYKRLKKVLKSCRTCRDLKDSYEVNNGKGDALSRLCQCESCPVCDQKFFSELAKEASDIAGCFSSRVRHLLNLHEHKIQRFITFVRQCFQSPQQATEQECRMLIEYVIMNALAIRKILKKYDKVHSSDNGRKFKSKMLSEHIEVLQSPWLIELGAFYINFSKSNGGRSDEPLNPFSCDLITTEPKMTLMLPDMVKLEYNLTCPICLELVFKPYALGCGHLFCKSCACSAASVMIFEGPKAACSGSKCPVCREVGVYCNAVHMIELSLLLKKQCKESWKERAAEERAEISRQTKMYWDVQSKYMIGY